A single genomic interval of Pogoniulus pusillus isolate bPogPus1 chromosome 24, bPogPus1.pri, whole genome shotgun sequence harbors:
- the FGF3 gene encoding fibroblast growth factor 3: MVIIWILFLSLLQEPWSPGRAAGVPEAAGTSPSDPRLRRDAGGRGGVYEHLGGAPRRRKLYCATKYHLQIHPNGKINGTLEKNSVFSILEITAVDVGIVAIKGLFSGRYLAMNKRGRLYASENYNAECEFVERIHELGYNTYASRFYRTVPNRAGTKRKASAERLWYVSVNGKGRPRRGFKTRRTQKSSLFLPRVLDNKDHEMVRLFHTNVKYRESLLKPPSKNQRRRRGR; the protein is encoded by the exons ATGGTTATAATTTGGATCTTGTTCCTGAGTTTGTTGCAGGAGCCGTGGTCCCCTGGGCGGGCCGCTGGGGTGCCCGAGGCCGCCGGAACCTCCCCGAGCGACCCCCGTCTGCGGCGGGATGCGGGGGGCCGAGGCGGCGTCTACGAGCACCTCGGGGGAGCGCCCAGGCGCAGGAAACTCTACTGTGCCACCAAGTACCACCTCCAGATCCACCCCAACGGCAAGATCAACGGCACCCTGGAGAAAAACAGCGTCTTCA gTATTCTTGAAATAACTGCTGTTGATGTTGGAATCGTTGCCATCAAGGGCTTGTTTTCTGGCAGATACCTGGCCATGAATAAAAGAGGCAGACTTTATGCATCA GAAAATTATAATGCAGAATGTGAGTTTGTGGAGAGGATCCATGAACTGGGTTACAACACCTATGCGTCCCGCTTCTACCGGACCGTACCCAACAGAGCCGGCACCAAGCGCAAAGCCAGTGCAGAGAGACTCTGGTATGTCTCAGTCAATGGGAAAGGACGACCCAGAAGGGGCTTTAAAACTCGCAGGACACAGAAATCATCCCTCTTCCTGCCCAGAGTGTTGGATAACAAAGACCATGAAATGGTCCGACTGTTCCACACGAATGTGAAATACCGAGAGAGTCTCCTGAAGCCCCCAAGCAAGAACCAGCGAAGAAGGAGAGGACGCtga